GATGAATGTTGAGCGGCGTTGCGAAATATACAAATGGGTAATTCCAAGAGCCCTCCCCAGCTTTGCCTTGGAACGGGGGGAGCCACCTCGCGCCAAGTTGCCATTTGAGCCGGTGTCGGTCGTTCGTACTCCGTAGTGTCCACTCGTTGGGCCAATGTGCTCCATCCAACCGCTCTGAATGGACgagagctggagctggagccgaAGAACAGAGCCTAGGGTTCAGGGATTGTTCGTTTGGCAATTGCACAGTCCGTGGTTTTTATTTTCATTTTTATTTAACATATCTAGATAGGGGCCTAGGAGGTACTTGGTTTGATCTCTGAAGTGCCGGGTTCGTAACTTCATCGCATAAGCCAGCCCTTTGTCCAATATTCAACATCCCTCGTCCCCAGTTTGCTTTCTTGAATGTGCCCGGCTACATCTGACCGTGTCTGAGAAAAAATGGGACCAAAGGGGAGAACGCCCCCCGGGGTTGGTAATTGCCTCCGACACAACTTGCCTTTCGCTACCGCCCTTGCGCGCCCCATCCAACGTCTCCCAGCGCACACTGACTAAGTCAACTGCAGCCGGTCGTTGCGATGAATGGGACACCCAAAGCCAAAACAAAAGGCGCACGAACCCCGAAAAGAGGGAAGCTCTACTCGAGCCAAGATGGGATAAAACGGTAACTGTTTGCTTTCTCTTGGAGCCATAAGTTGTCCCGCCAGTCTCGGTCTCTTGAGACTCGTCCGAAGCCCACCACGTTCGCTTCCAATTTCAAAAACGACAATCACGCACTTGAAAGAGTCTCGAGTGACACAAACCCTCCGTCTCAACTCCGTCACGTCAGTGAAAATGGGTCGAGTGGGCATAACACAATGCGGCGGTTTCTCTTGTGCTGCCGCGGGCTTGGCATCTCTGCATAACCCGAAGCATAAGAACTCCCCATCTGTGTCTCGATGGTAAGCTGGGAGGCAACATGTTGTTCCCTTTTAAAACGGACAGCGGCGAGTTGAACTTGGTTCCCAGTCGCTGACTGCCAAAGACTTGAAATGGCCCCTTGTTCAACTCCAACTTGGCAATCCCCAATTCCTTCCGGTCTGCGTCTTCAATTGGCTGAGGCTCCGGCTTGTCCGGATTCCGACCTTGTTCGGCGGtagccccctcccctgccgCCGACCTGCAGAACACAGCAGAGCCGCATATCATTTGCAGCAGGTTTTCCCGACTTGTTGCCCACGTCACCTCGATCTCGACCCTCCTCGGTACAAATTCTGCTCCCCAGCCCCTAACCCGATGAGTAGCCCTTAACTGTACGATGATGATTGGTCGTGATATCGGTTGTTGTCCACGAGACGCAAGGTAGATTTTCGAAAGATTTTGATCTGGTCAAGCTCCAAACTCTTTTTACTAAATCGAAATGGCGGTATGAGTGTGGCCTCTAGATCATAGTCATACCTATTAACTCGAATCCCGAGAGCCGGCGTCTAATCCCATGGAAGGTCTTCTGCATCTCCTTATATTCGTAGATCTAGCCTCCGAGATAGAAGGTCGCCAGACTGTCATGCTCCGACAACATGTCAGAAATGAGAGATTCTGGAACCCTTGGACCGATGCATCGGGCCCCAAAAGCCTCTAGTTCCCTGCGGAGAGCCCATACCAAGATGCAAAACCTAGACATCCATCATGTTGTCAATAGATGCCTCAGAGAAACCACACGCCTCTACAAAGGTGTGTGCATCCCgtgaggatgaggagatCGCTAGTAGATGGGCAAGACAGTCCTGTCATTGCCTTTCGAACAACTCGACCATGTTTGAAGATACATAGGATATAACCAGGTAGGTCGCAAAGCCTGTGACTGCTGGCGTCGCTTGCCTGAATGATCTTATTCTCAGCACACCCTGCCGCCGTCAATGTCTCTTCTTGGCTAGGATCTCCTGCACAACCTTGGCCGTGGCCTTCACAATGATTTCATGCTCGACACTGTGCATGCGTTCTTCGAGGTCTGCCAGGCTGTCACTTTCGcggacctcgacctcctcgacgagaatCTGGTAAAACTGTCAGCGAGCGCACTGGGAGAACGCTTCTCCGGCAAACGAACGGGCTGTCCTCTGTCTACGGCCTCGATGACGTAGTGAATCATGGCCCCGGTCCGGTTGTTCTGCAACTGGCCAGCCTTGAAGTCGTCATACGCTCTGCCAATGGCGTTGGCACCGTCATAAGCACCTGATAGCAGTCATCAGCAAACGGAAATCTTCCACGACCCAAACCACCCCGTTCATGCACCAAGGCCATTGTAGAGTTGCATACCTGGCAGCGCGGGATGGAGGTTGATGACTGGGACACCGGCCGCATCGAGAGGCCGCAGGAAGCTCGAAGTAAATATTGCCATCCATCCGGCCAGAACGATGAGATCCGGCTTGTCCTGAAGAACAATCTCTGCCAAAGCCGCGTCGTAGCGGGCGCGGCCGTCCTTCAGCTTCGTCTCATCCTTCTCGCCCTTTTGGATGAAGCCCGCGGAGACCTGGTTGAAGTACCTGGTGGGGATGCCGGCCTTTTCGGCCCTCTGGACTGCGAAGGCGTTCTTCCGGTTGACAATGACCCTCTCGATCTCGCTGTTGGGAATCGTGCCGGCtgcgacggcgtcgatgatggcctgCAGGTTCGTGCCCGAGCCGGAGCAAAGGACCACGAGGCGGCAGGGCTCGCTGGCCTTGGCGGTAGCCATGGTAGCCATGGTTGTGAGGAGTGGGGTTTGAGTAGGTGAGAGCCTCAAGTGGGAGGATCTTTCGGAGGCGGTGATACCAAGCTTGGTTGAGCTTTAGTCACCTCAGGGCTTGCCCAGGTGAAACAGCTGGCAACTCTATCGAAGACGTTTCACACAGAATCCCGCGGTTTGCGACCTGTCGAATTTTAGGGTATCTATCGAGTCGACAGGGTTCGCCTCGTATCTTTTGGTGCGTCGCTGTCGTGTAACACAATAATTCACTTCATCAAGTTGTGCTTCGCAGGGAGAAATGGGTGGGAATTAAAATTTCAACCACTGGCTCAGAGGGGTTGTGAGAGGTTTGAGGGGGGAAGCGAGGTGTACGAGGTTCTGCAATTGGCTGGGTCGTTGGCTAAGTTGTTGGTGTGGGCAGCTCAATCAGGCGGGGCCGACCAACGGCAACTAACACTGCTATGCTCACATTGGTGCTCTTGCTTTTTGGTGCCGGGCATGGCAgcacagcaacagcaaggCGATTACAGACCAAGGTACCTCCTACCTGTACCTAGGTAAGTCGGGGGGAAATTATCAGCGCCGACTCCGAACAATGGCCAAAAACCCACGACAGGGGTTTTGTGAGAGGAAAGGAACAGAACGGATGCAGCATTGATGATTCGGGTTGAAGCTTGTCGGGTCACAGAGATGACAGCTTTGCAGTTCACAAGCAATGCCGGAAATTGTGTGAGGGAGAGGGTTGGAAAACCAGTCAGGCGCCTTACCTATG
This sequence is a window from Colletotrichum higginsianum IMI 349063 chromosome 8, whole genome shotgun sequence. Protein-coding genes within it:
- a CDS encoding Phosphoribosylglycinamide formyltransferase, whose product is MATMATAKASEPCRLVVLCSGSGTNLQAIIDAVAAGTIPNSEIERVIVNRKNAFAVQRAEKAGIPTRYFNQVSAGFIQKGEKDETKLKDGRARYDAALAEIVLQDKPDLIVLAGWMAIFTSSFLRPLDAAGVPVINLHPALPGAYDGANAIGRAYDDFKAGQLQNNRTGAMIHYVIEAVDRGQPILVEEVEVRESDSLADLEERMHSVEHEIIVKATAKVVQEILAKKRH